A genome region from Tursiops truncatus isolate mTurTru1 chromosome 15, mTurTru1.mat.Y, whole genome shotgun sequence includes the following:
- the LIMK1 gene encoding LIM domain kinase 1 isoform X2, translated as MRLTLLCCTWREERMGEEGSELPVCASCGQRIYDGQYLQALNADWHADCFRCCECSASLSHQYYEKDGQLFCKKDYWARYGESCHGCSEHITKGLVMVAGELKYHPECFICLTCGTFIGDGDTYTLVEHSKLYCGHCYYQTVVTPVIEQILPDSPSSHLPHTVTLVSIPASAHGKRGLSVSIDPPHGPPGCSTEHSHTVRVQGVDPGCMSPDVKNSIHVGDRILEINGTPIRNVPLDEIDLLIQETSRLLQLTLEHDPHDALGHGLGPESSPLVSPVHTPSGEAGSSGRQKPVLRSCSIDRSPGAGSLGSPASQRKDLGRSESLRVVCRPHRIFRPSDLIHGEVLGKGCFGQAIKVTHRETGEVMVMKELIRFDEETQRTFLKEVKVMRCLEHPNVLKFIGVLYKDKRLNFITEYIKGGTLRALIKGMDSQYPWSQRVSFAKDIASGMAYLHSMNIIHRDLNSHNCLVRENKNVVVADFGLARLMVDEKTQPEDLRSLKKPDRKKRYTVVGNPYWMAPEMIHGSRGLTQFSFGVTTRSMTCPESHRWPQLRREGGCVFLWNRPVRDHRAGER; from the exons ATGAGGTTGACGCTACTTTGTTGCACCTGGAGGGAAGAACGTATGGGAGAGGAAG GAAGCGAGTTGCCCGTGTGTGCAAGCTGCGGCCAGAGGATCTACGATGGCCAGTACCTCCAGGCCCTGAATGCTGACTGGCACGCAGACTGCTTCAG GTGTTGCGAATGCAGTGCCTCCCTTTCACACCAGTACTATGAGAAGGATGGGCAGCTCTTCTGCAAGAAGGACTACTGGGCCCGCTATGGCGAGTCTTGCCACGGGTGCTCAGAgcacatcaccaaggggctggTCATG GTGGCCGGGGAGCTGAAGTACCACCCCGAATGCTTCATCTGCCTCACATGTGGGACCTTCATCGGTGATGGAGACACCTACACTCTGGTGGAGCACTCCAAGCTCTACTG CGGACACTGCTACTACCAGACTGTGGTGACCCCCGTCATTGAGCAGATCctgcctgattcccccagctcccacctgccccacACAGTCACCCTCGTATCCATCCCAGCCTCGGCTCATGGCAAACGTGGTCTCTCGGTCTCCATCGACCCCCCTCACGGCCCGCCAGGCTGCAGCACAGAGCACTCCCACACCGTCCGCGTCCAGGG AGTGGACCCAGGCTGCATGAGCCCGGATGTGAAGAATTCCATCCACGTTGGAGACCGGATCCTGGAAATCAATGGCACACCCATCCGGAATGTGCCCTTGGACGAG ATTGATCTGCTGATCCAGGAAACCAGCCGCCTGCTCCAGCTGACTCTTGAGCATGACCCCCATGACGCACTGGGCCACGGGCTCGGGCCTGAGTCCAGCCCCCTGGTCTCCCCGGTTCACACTCCCAGCGGGGAAGCGGGCAGCTCCGGCCGGCAGAAGCCTGTCCT GAGGAGCTGCAGCATCGACAGGTCCCCGGGCGCCGGCTCGCTGGGCTCCCCGGCCTCCCAGCGCAAGGACCTGGGTCGCTCCGAGTCCCTCCGTGTGGTCTGCCGGCCGCACCGCATCTTCCGGCCTTCGGACCTCATCCACGGGGAGGTGTTGGGCAAGGGCTGCTTCGGCCAGGCCATCAAG GTGACACACCGGGAGACAGGCGAGGTGATGGTGATGAAGGAGCTGATCCGCTTCGATGAGGAGACCCAGCGGACGTTCCTCAAGGAG GTGAAGGTCATGCGATGCCTGGAGCACCCCAACGTGCTCAAGTTCATTGGGGTGCTCTACAAGGACAAGAGGCTCAACTTCATCACCGAGTACATCAAGGGTGGCACGCTCCGGGCCCTCATCAAGGGCATG GACAGCCAGTACCCGTGGAGTCAGAGGGTGAGCTTTGCCAAGGACATCGCTTCGGGGATG GCCTACCTCCACTCCATGAACATCATCCACCGGGACCTGAACTCCCACAACTGCCTGGTTCGTGAG AACAAGAACGTGGTGGTGGCCGACTTCGGGCTGGCGCGGCTTATGGTGGACGAGAAGACGCAGCCCGAGGACCTGCGGAGCCTCAAGAAGCCAGACCGGAAAAAGCGTTACACGGTGGTGGGCAACCCCTACTGGATGGCGCCCGAGATGATCCACG gttccaggggtcTGACGCAGTTCTCTTTCGGGGTCACCACTAGGTCCATGACCTGCCCAGAGTCACATCGCTG GCCGCAGCTACGACGAGAAGGTGGATGTGTTTTCCTTTGGAATCGTCCTGTGCGAG ATCATCGGGCGGGTGAACGCTGA
- the LIMK1 gene encoding LIM domain kinase 1 isoform X1 → MRLTLLCCTWREERMGEEGSELPVCASCGQRIYDGQYLQALNADWHADCFRCCECSASLSHQYYEKDGQLFCKKDYWARYGESCHGCSEHITKGLVMVAGELKYHPECFICLTCGTFIGDGDTYTLVEHSKLYCGHCYYQTVVTPVIEQILPDSPSSHLPHTVTLVSIPASAHGKRGLSVSIDPPHGPPGCSTEHSHTVRVQGVDPGCMSPDVKNSIHVGDRILEINGTPIRNVPLDEIDLLIQETSRLLQLTLEHDPHDALGHGLGPESSPLVSPVHTPSGEAGSSGRQKPVLRSCSIDRSPGAGSLGSPASQRKDLGRSESLRVVCRPHRIFRPSDLIHGEVLGKGCFGQAIKVTHRETGEVMVMKELIRFDEETQRTFLKEVKVMRCLEHPNVLKFIGVLYKDKRLNFITEYIKGGTLRALIKGMDSQYPWSQRVSFAKDIASGMAYLHSMNIIHRDLNSHNCLVRENKNVVVADFGLARLMVDEKTQPEDLRSLKKPDRKKRYTVVGNPYWMAPEMIHGRSYDEKVDVFSFGIVLCEIIGRVNADPDYLPRTMDFGLNVRGFLDRYCPPNCPPSFFPITVCCCDLDPEKRPSFVKLEQWLETLRMHLAGHLPLGPQLEQLDRGFWETYRRGESGLPAHPEVPD, encoded by the exons ATGAGGTTGACGCTACTTTGTTGCACCTGGAGGGAAGAACGTATGGGAGAGGAAG GAAGCGAGTTGCCCGTGTGTGCAAGCTGCGGCCAGAGGATCTACGATGGCCAGTACCTCCAGGCCCTGAATGCTGACTGGCACGCAGACTGCTTCAG GTGTTGCGAATGCAGTGCCTCCCTTTCACACCAGTACTATGAGAAGGATGGGCAGCTCTTCTGCAAGAAGGACTACTGGGCCCGCTATGGCGAGTCTTGCCACGGGTGCTCAGAgcacatcaccaaggggctggTCATG GTGGCCGGGGAGCTGAAGTACCACCCCGAATGCTTCATCTGCCTCACATGTGGGACCTTCATCGGTGATGGAGACACCTACACTCTGGTGGAGCACTCCAAGCTCTACTG CGGACACTGCTACTACCAGACTGTGGTGACCCCCGTCATTGAGCAGATCctgcctgattcccccagctcccacctgccccacACAGTCACCCTCGTATCCATCCCAGCCTCGGCTCATGGCAAACGTGGTCTCTCGGTCTCCATCGACCCCCCTCACGGCCCGCCAGGCTGCAGCACAGAGCACTCCCACACCGTCCGCGTCCAGGG AGTGGACCCAGGCTGCATGAGCCCGGATGTGAAGAATTCCATCCACGTTGGAGACCGGATCCTGGAAATCAATGGCACACCCATCCGGAATGTGCCCTTGGACGAG ATTGATCTGCTGATCCAGGAAACCAGCCGCCTGCTCCAGCTGACTCTTGAGCATGACCCCCATGACGCACTGGGCCACGGGCTCGGGCCTGAGTCCAGCCCCCTGGTCTCCCCGGTTCACACTCCCAGCGGGGAAGCGGGCAGCTCCGGCCGGCAGAAGCCTGTCCT GAGGAGCTGCAGCATCGACAGGTCCCCGGGCGCCGGCTCGCTGGGCTCCCCGGCCTCCCAGCGCAAGGACCTGGGTCGCTCCGAGTCCCTCCGTGTGGTCTGCCGGCCGCACCGCATCTTCCGGCCTTCGGACCTCATCCACGGGGAGGTGTTGGGCAAGGGCTGCTTCGGCCAGGCCATCAAG GTGACACACCGGGAGACAGGCGAGGTGATGGTGATGAAGGAGCTGATCCGCTTCGATGAGGAGACCCAGCGGACGTTCCTCAAGGAG GTGAAGGTCATGCGATGCCTGGAGCACCCCAACGTGCTCAAGTTCATTGGGGTGCTCTACAAGGACAAGAGGCTCAACTTCATCACCGAGTACATCAAGGGTGGCACGCTCCGGGCCCTCATCAAGGGCATG GACAGCCAGTACCCGTGGAGTCAGAGGGTGAGCTTTGCCAAGGACATCGCTTCGGGGATG GCCTACCTCCACTCCATGAACATCATCCACCGGGACCTGAACTCCCACAACTGCCTGGTTCGTGAG AACAAGAACGTGGTGGTGGCCGACTTCGGGCTGGCGCGGCTTATGGTGGACGAGAAGACGCAGCCCGAGGACCTGCGGAGCCTCAAGAAGCCAGACCGGAAAAAGCGTTACACGGTGGTGGGCAACCCCTACTGGATGGCGCCCGAGATGATCCACG GCCGCAGCTACGACGAGAAGGTGGATGTGTTTTCCTTTGGAATCGTCCTGTGCGAG ATCATCGGGCGGGTGAACGCTGACCCAGACTACCTGCCGCGCACCATGGATTTTGGCCTCAATGTGCGAGGCTTCCTGGACCGCTACTGCCCCCCAAACTGCCCCCCAAGCTTCTTCCCCATTACTGTGTGCTGCTGTGATCTGGACCCTGAGAAGAG GCCCTCTTTCGTGAAGCTGGAGCAGTGGCTGGAGACGCTCCGCATGCACTTGGCTGGCCACCTGCCACTGGGCCCACAGCTGGAGCAGCTAGACAGGGGCTTCTGGGAGACCTACCGGCGCGGCGAGAGTGGACTGCCCGCCCACCCCGAGGTCCCCGACTGA